From the genome of Nicotiana sylvestris chromosome 2, ASM39365v2, whole genome shotgun sequence, one region includes:
- the LOC138885454 gene encoding uncharacterized protein, with the protein MANIGGQVLESHKIIFHEDEPPPEGLNHNLALHIMVQFEDKFIAIVLIDGGSSLNICPLDTLKRLGKGFHEIRARSINVKAFDGSQRATIGEINLCLQMGPTWFDVEFQVLDISASYNLLLGRPWIYVAEAVASTLHQAMKFE; encoded by the coding sequence atggccaacataggagggcaggtgctggaaagtcataagataatcttccaTGAGGATGAACCACCACCTGAAGGATTGAATCATAACCTAGCATTACATATcatggtacaatttgaagacaaattcatcgccatagttctgatcgatggaggttcaagcctcaacatttgtccgttggatactctgaaaagattgggtaaaggtttccatgaaatacgggcaaGAAGCataaatgtgaaagccttcgatgggtcccaaagggccacgattggagaGATTAATCTttgtttgcagatggggccaacttggttcgatgttgaattccaagtgcttgacatatcagcttcatacaatcttttgttgggccgaccatggatataTGTCGCTGaggctgtggcttccacactacaccaagCCATGAAGTTCGAATAG